ATGTCTACTACACAGTGATCAACCAAAAGGTAATAGTTTGGTTTTAAAACAAGAATATTTTTCGAAACTCATAAAAACTTATAAAAACCTATATGTACATCTCATGATAATTGATTAACACAAATGTACcgtttttaaaatttatttctaTATTTGGCGGGGAGGGGCTCGGGGTGGGTAAACACCATTGACTTGTGCATTGAGTACATTTTTGGCGCCTTCGAAAATTATCAATGCAAGGTAGAAAAGTAGAAGCTACTCGATGTTACTTCATTTCTTTGCGTTTGTCCGATTAGAGATTCCACTTGTCACACTACTCAGGGCCGGCTGAAGGGAGAAGCCTTTAGAGCCATTGCTTTAGGTCCCAAAATTTGGGGGGCCCCATTGAAAAACTATTGAATAGTTATAGTATGATGTAGAAAATATAAAAAgtttataaaaatgaaaaaaagaaaggaatatTCTGGAATAGTAATTGATTATTACCGTTGAAAAATATTTAGATAATGGGAGTAACTCATGtagattcttttttctttttcttttttttttaacttacgATCAATAATATCTCAAAACAATAAATGGATTGAAATTATATTATCAATTTGAAAGGAAAATATTAGAAGAAATCTATTATTAAAAAGTTCAATAATTTATCATCTCAAAAGCTAAATAAATATACTTCGTGTATATTTTTTTGTATGTGCACCGTGGGGGTGTACAcaaacaaacttttttttttttttttaaactagggCCTATTTTTAAAATTTAGCTTTAGGCCTCCAAATTAGTTAAGCTGCCACTGACACTACTGTTCTGTCTGCTAATTAACAAaatttctttttccttaaccaatTGCTGCTAGAGTTGGAGTTTACCTATATAGGAAAGAGAACGATCTCCCTCCATTTATTATAACTAGACCGcctagcacgggcccaacactttagattataataCATCtttgtatatgtagttgtgtttagatagtgataatatatatatatattatgttcaaaacacgattaatataacattatagtttgtgcttcatatctaaaactttattatagtagtgtttgttacgaatagaaaatcggcaaaaatttattaatattttttaaaagagaagacttgtttaaaaggaaactattttcatctctttgagataaaataatagcaatatttaagcatcagttgatactttcaattttaattcgattaatttaaagatgtaaaatacttattattatttttttatcaaattttgatttggataattctaattcaaattattaaattaattttacatgtttaaaacgaaacaaagtagaaattgattttctatttaaacgaagaaatactattttttaatttttggtaaatattttcggtttagctcattttacttgtcatgttgtcttttgcatggttttttaagaaaacgtcgattagaattataatttgattaatttaccttattcattatttgatctccatttgatattttttttttacgacatgaatcttttttcacatttattagagtaagaataaaaataaaaaagtaatcaaattctatcttattttaaaatataaatattttaagtatatttattttagtaaacatagcaaataaaaaatcatacaattttttttttatattagcatgagatctaatctaaatattgaactgttttatttgctcccactaatggattgatacgcatatggcaatgaatccatcatcattgacttaatgggatactttgaaaattacatgaatattgtttgattttttaatatggagtgcacttttcattttggacattattaatttgcactatttttatgcatatatactatgttcaaaacacgattaatataacattgtagtttgtactccatatctaaaacttagtatattagtgtttattatgaatacaaagtctgcatttttttttgacattatttttttttaatatggggttcactttttttttttttatattgtttgattttgttaatatgggatccactttttgttacagtgagtttggagatgttgggttccactttttattttatttttattttttatagtgcttgatgttgtttaatatgaggtccaccctttatggggtgcactttttttttttgacattattagtttgtactatttttatgcatataatatatatacatatactatgttcaaaacacgtttaatataacattgtaatttgtgctccgtatctaaaactttattatattagtgtttgctacgaatacaaagccagcacttttttttaatattatattttttttaatatggggttcattttcatttttgttatattgcttgattttaataatatagggtccactttttttttcccatgagtttggagatggtgagtttcactttttttattgctcgatgttatttagtatggggcccacccttttttttaagggacaacggacgacgaagcatgggtctaaacccatgctttatatagtttcttcttttttttatttttattttttatattgcttggtgttatttagtatggggtccaccttttttgacattattagtttgcactatttttatgcatatatatatactatgttcaaaatacgattgatataacattgtaatttatgctccgtatctaaaactttattatattagtgtttgctacgaatacaaagtctgcaccttttttttgacattgtttatttttttaatatgggattcccttttttttatatatatatattgcttgattttgtcaatatgggatactatgttcaaaacacgattaatataatattgtagtttgtgctccgtatttaaaactttattatattagtgtttgctacgaatacgcacgtggcaatgaatccatcattattgacttaatgagatactttgaaaattacatgaatattgtttgatttttaaatacggggtgcattttttttttgacattattaatttgcactatttttatatatatatatatatttgaattatgGGGCCTACAatttttcacaatttttttttattaaattggaacggatggggctcacaattttttttttaatattagatgttatttaataatatataatatatgggctcataattttttttattattaaattgGAAACGGACGACGAtaaagtgaggcccaaccggcctttctatatagtagaaaaaaaaaatatgatcaCCCCGTTTAAAAATTTACGCATACTCTCAAGTGCAAATCggattcttttatttattttccttttttgccAACCACATCAAAGTATCAATTTATTGATCGATGTGTGCCAAAAACATATAAGACTCTTCCTCTGTGTATGTCTCTAAATTCTCCCGAAACGTGGTGACCATTTAATTAGCCAATCACTTTTCTAGTCATCTTAATTAAactgtagtagtagtagtaattttGACAAGCGACTGGATCCGTGTTTAATAGACGAATTTAAAATAAATGCTCGATCTTGACATTAATCATCAAAGTCAGATGCCATTAAAACAGAACACCTGTTATGCTGCCTGTATGATTGACTTAACCAAATTTAATGTATTTGTGAAGTATTATGAGCGAACGCCAGCAGAGAATTGGTTGGACACTCAGTTTACACCTTATGGTTCACCTGAAAAGCCACTGACATCCATGTTTTTTGGCCCCAAATTTTTGGCCCACAAGCTCTACCAGCTATGTTCTCCTGAGGTAAGATTTACTCTTTGGAAACACATAACtactactacttttttttttttttcgagaaTGGAAGAGCATATTAGTTACTTACTccttcgtctcaatttatgtgatacattttgcttttcgagagttaatttaactaaattttaatattaaattgaattagattaacttaataatttaagattaaaatttattatttgaaaactacatgaaaagtactactTATAAGTTACTACTTTTCTCAAattaatttggtgaaaaaatacatctcaAAATGCTAGTcaagttcatgcagtttgaatctcggaaaacgaaaagtatcacataaattaggacagagagagtatttatttggggtttattttactaaattatcCTTATTAATTATGATTTGAAAATCTAAGTTTGACTACTATTACACTTGATATAGCATTTCAacatgatataaatatgttatttATACTGGCCATCCTAAATTATTTTAAGTAGAGATGGTACTAAGATTTTTAGTTTATAAGTTCCGGATcgctcttattttttatttactgGGTTATGAATACATGATTTGAGAAAAACTATCGAGTTCTGCAAACCCATAGCACTGTGGACTGTGGCTGGCCACTGATAATAGGTCACCTTAACCTAATAGTGTAAAGAAATTATACACTGTCAAGACATAAAATTTAAACTCAGTTAACTAATTATGTACCCTTTTCAAagatcttttttttccttttggaaATAAAAGGAGCTAGCCTCACATTTGAATGATAATGTGCTAGGATCTTGCATTAGCATCATCATTGGTGAGACCAAGCTCTCTGTTTCTCGATGATCTGTCAAAGGCCAAGTATTTCACAGATGAAGGGTACGGATCAGTGAAGAGAGTTTACATAGTGTGCACAGAGGATAAAGGCATACCAGCAGAGTTCCAACGATGGCAAATTGACAACATTGGTGTTACAGAAGCAAAGGAGATTAAGGATGCTGATCACATGGCAATGCTAGGCCAGCCCAAACAACTTTGCGCTAGTCTTTTGGAGATTGCCCATAAATACAACTGATTTCTGCATATTTTGTCCTCGTCTCATGTCAACATCTCAACTCCTCATTTAGTACTATTACATAACCGGTTTGAATAATTATTCTCATGTCAAGATGTCAAAGTTTCTTAGATGGATGCATGGTTGATGTTTTTCTATATATTCAAGTGTGTGTAGTGATAATAAACTGTGTCAGTTTATTTTTACAAGTTTCGGGTCTCATGGCTCTGGATATTGGACACTTgtgcatacatacataaataaACGAGTTTAAATTAAATATACTTACGCTAAAAGAAATACTCACACAATCGGGCTACTTATAAATTATAATAGCTAggttgttataaaataataataatagaacaaGAATATTGTGGAGAAAGAGAGGagaattctttatttctcttaaGAGATGTATTTTACAATGAAAGAGAACCCCTCTATTTATAGGGGAAAACTGACTTGATCCTAAAGTTACAAAGCTTAATTTCTCTCTTAGAGATAGACATAATAAATGATATTTATCTATAACATGATAA
Above is a genomic segment from Lycium barbarum isolate Lr01 chromosome 12, ASM1917538v2, whole genome shotgun sequence containing:
- the LOC132623565 gene encoding salicylic acid-binding protein 2, with translation MEIIEKQGKHFVLVHGACHGGWSWYKLKPLLEAAGHKVTALDLAASGIDSRKIEQLHTLHDYTLPLMELMESLPQEEKVILVGHSLGGMNLGLAMEKYPQKIYAAVFLAAFMPDSVHISSYVLNQYYERTPAENWLDTQFTPYGSPEKPLTSMFFGPKFLAHKLYQLCSPEDLALASSLVRPSSLFLDDLSKAKYFTDEGYGSVKRVYIVCTEDKGIPAEFQRWQIDNIGVTEAKEIKDADHMAMLGQPKQLCASLLEIAHKYN